ATCTAGGTCAGCAGCAAATTGATGGATTCCTTTGCCACGGGTGGGAGAAGGCGGATTTCATTGGTACATGAGGATGCCACAAATAAGAGACCAGTTTAAACTGGACCTTCCACACTGGTACTCCTTGGAAGCCACAAGATGGTTGTGAAATTTGACCACTAGATAAATACCCATAATTTTTTGAGCATGTTCTGGTTGTGTTTGTGTGGCAGGGATGGTTGCTCATATGATGACTTTGGAGGTGGTACCAGCCAAGGATGAAAATTGGCAAGCTCCATGTTTCCTGTGTTTGCTGGTGGATTGTCTCTATGAGGTTCAAATAAACTTGCTGATTTTATAAgcaaatgatttttct
Above is a genomic segment from Hevea brasiliensis isolate MT/VB/25A 57/8 chromosome 17, ASM3005281v1, whole genome shotgun sequence containing:
- the LOC131175503 gene encoding uncharacterized protein At4g14100-like, translating into MVTASTGKALVLYDLEWDNGTSYIYTPWTQECSVLHFSVGVLRTNWLEGANYLGQQQIDGFLCHGWEKADFIGMVAHMMTLEVVPAKDENWQAPCFLCLLVDCLYEVQINLLIL